Proteins encoded in a region of the Pseudomonas syringae KCTC 12500 genome:
- the suhB gene encoding inositol-phosphate phosphatase, whose translation MQPMLNIALRAARSASELIFRSIERLDTIKVDEKEAKDYVTEIDRAAEQSIITALRKAYPTHGILGEESGLHEGSGEGTDYLWIIDPLDGTTNFVRGIPHFAVSIACKYRGRLEHAVVLDPVRQEEFTASRGRGAALNGRRLRVSQRKSLEGALLGTGFPFRDNQMDNIENYLGMFRSLVGQTAGIRRAGAASLDLAYVAAGRFDAFWESGLSEWDMAAGALLIQEAGGLVSDFTGGHDFLEKGHIVAGNTKCFKAVLTAIAPHLPASLKR comes from the coding sequence ATGCAGCCCATGCTGAATATCGCGCTGCGCGCCGCCCGCAGCGCCAGCGAATTGATTTTCCGCTCCATCGAGCGCCTGGATACCATCAAGGTTGACGAAAAAGAAGCCAAAGACTACGTCACAGAGATCGACCGCGCTGCCGAGCAAAGCATCATCACCGCTCTGCGCAAGGCCTACCCGACTCACGGCATTCTCGGCGAAGAAAGCGGCCTGCACGAAGGCAGCGGCGAAGGCACTGACTACCTGTGGATCATCGACCCACTGGACGGCACCACCAACTTCGTTCGCGGCATCCCGCACTTTGCCGTCAGCATCGCCTGCAAATACCGCGGCCGCCTCGAGCACGCCGTGGTTCTCGACCCGGTCCGCCAGGAAGAATTCACCGCCAGCCGTGGTCGTGGCGCAGCCTTGAACGGTCGCCGTCTGCGCGTCAGCCAGCGCAAGAGCCTGGAAGGCGCCCTGCTCGGCACCGGCTTCCCGTTTCGTGACAACCAGATGGACAACATCGAGAACTACCTGGGCATGTTCCGCAGCCTGGTAGGCCAGACCGCCGGCATCCGCCGTGCAGGCGCTGCGAGCCTCGACCTGGCTTATGTCGCTGCCGGCCGCTTCGATGCGTTCTGGGAGTCAGGCCTGTCCGAGTGGGACATGGCTGCAGGCGCCCTGCTGATTCAGGAAGCAGGCGGTTTGGTCAGCGATTTCACCGGTGGTCACGACTTCCTTGAGAAAGGCCACATCGTTGCTGGCAACACCAAGTGCTTCAAGGCGGTACTGACCGCGATCGCACCGCACCTGCCAGCTTCGCTCAAACGTTAA
- the hscB gene encoding co-chaperone HscB: protein MGTPCHFALFDLKPEFQLDLDQLATRYRELARNVHPDRFADAPEREQRVALERSASLNEAYQTLKSPPKRARYLLAMNGNEVPLEVTVHDPEFLLQQMQLREDLEDLQDEADLAGVATFKRQLKIAQDELNQSFAACWNDAAQREHAEKLMRRMQFLDKLSHEVRQLEERLDD from the coding sequence GTGGGTACTCCCTGTCACTTCGCCCTGTTCGACCTCAAGCCCGAGTTTCAGCTTGATCTTGACCAGTTGGCCACGCGTTACCGTGAGCTTGCGCGCAACGTGCATCCGGATCGTTTTGCGGATGCCCCCGAGCGTGAGCAGCGTGTGGCGCTGGAGCGCTCGGCCAGTCTCAACGAGGCCTATCAGACCCTGAAAAGCCCGCCGAAAAGGGCGCGTTATCTGCTGGCAATGAACGGCAACGAAGTGCCGCTCGAAGTCACGGTGCATGATCCCGAGTTTCTTCTGCAGCAGATGCAATTGCGCGAAGACCTCGAGGACTTGCAGGACGAGGCCGATCTGGCCGGCGTTGCGACCTTCAAGCGTCAGCTCAAGATCGCTCAGGACGAACTGAACCAGAGCTTCGCAGCCTGTTGGAATGATGCTGCACAACGCGAGCACGCTGAAAAGCTGATGCGGCGTATGCAGTTTCTCGACAAGCTCTCTCACGAAGTGCGCCAGTTAGAAGAGCGCCTCGACGATTAA
- the iscR gene encoding Fe-S cluster assembly transcriptional regulator IscR, which produces MRLTTKGRYAVTAMLDLALHAQNGPVSLADISERQGISLSYLEQLFAKLRRGNLVSSVRGPGGGYQLSRDMKGIQVAQVVDAVNESVDATRCQGLGDCHAGDTCLTHHLWCDLSQQIHEFLSGISLADLVTRREVQEVAQRQDMRRGHNHMSQLGKIETSAVE; this is translated from the coding sequence ATGCGACTGACTACTAAAGGCCGATACGCTGTAACAGCCATGCTTGACCTGGCGTTGCATGCGCAGAACGGGCCAGTGTCTCTGGCCGACATCTCCGAGCGGCAGGGTATTTCCCTGTCCTACCTCGAGCAGCTGTTCGCCAAGCTGCGTCGCGGCAATCTGGTTTCCAGTGTTCGTGGTCCGGGTGGTGGTTACCAGCTGTCGCGCGACATGAAAGGCATCCAGGTTGCTCAGGTTGTCGATGCAGTCAATGAATCGGTCGATGCTACGCGGTGTCAGGGTCTGGGCGATTGCCACGCTGGCGATACCTGCCTGACCCATCACTTGTGGTGCGACCTGAGCCAGCAGATTCACGAATTTCTAAGCGGTATCAGCTTGGCGGATCTTGTCACTCGCCGTGAGGTACAAGAAGTCGCTCAGCGCCAGGATATGCGCCGTGGTCATAACCACATGTCGCAACTGGGTAAGATCGAAACGTCCGCCGTCGAATGA
- the secF gene encoding protein translocase subunit SecF produces MLRTINFMGVRNVAFAITMLLTALALFSWFHKGLNFGLDFTGGTLIELTYERPADLGKVRQELVSAGYHEAVVQSFGATTDLLVRMPGEDPQLGTQVAEALRKAGADNPAVVKRVEFVGPQVGEELRDQGGLGMLMALGGVLIYLAFRFQWKFAVGAIISLIHDVVVTMGILSFFQITFDLTVLAAVLAIIGYSLNDTIVVFDRVRENFRLLRKASLIENINISTTQTLLRTIATSVSTLLAIVALWVFGGDSLEGFSIALFIGVLAGTYSSIYIANVVLIWLNLTTEDLIPPVVVEKADDLP; encoded by the coding sequence ATGTTACGTACCATCAACTTCATGGGCGTTCGCAATGTTGCGTTCGCCATCACGATGCTCCTTACCGCACTGGCGTTGTTCAGCTGGTTCCATAAAGGGCTCAACTTTGGTCTGGACTTCACCGGCGGTACGCTCATCGAGCTGACCTACGAGCGTCCCGCCGACCTCGGCAAGGTCCGTCAGGAGCTGGTTTCGGCGGGCTATCACGAAGCCGTTGTACAGAGCTTCGGCGCCACCACTGACTTGCTGGTGCGCATGCCGGGTGAAGACCCGCAGCTGGGCACTCAGGTTGCCGAAGCGCTGCGCAAGGCTGGTGCCGATAACCCGGCCGTGGTCAAGCGTGTCGAGTTCGTCGGCCCGCAGGTCGGTGAAGAGCTGCGCGATCAGGGCGGCCTCGGCATGCTGATGGCGCTGGGCGGTGTTCTGATCTACCTGGCATTCCGCTTCCAGTGGAAATTCGCAGTCGGGGCGATCATCTCGCTGATCCACGACGTGGTGGTGACGATGGGTATCCTGTCGTTCTTCCAGATCACCTTCGACCTGACGGTGTTGGCGGCGGTGCTGGCGATCATCGGTTATTCGCTGAACGACACCATCGTGGTCTTCGACCGGGTACGCGAAAACTTCCGCCTGCTGCGCAAGGCTTCGCTGATCGAGAACATCAACATCTCCACCACGCAGACGCTGCTGCGTACCATTGCCACCTCGGTTTCGACCCTGTTGGCGATCGTGGCATTGTGGGTGTTTGGCGGCGACAGCCTGGAAGGCTTCTCCATCGCGTTGTTCATCGGTGTACTGGCGGGTACCTACTCGTCCATCTACATCGCCAACGTAGTGCTGATCTGGCTGAACCTGACCACCGAGGATTTGATTCCGCCAGTGGTCGTCGAGAAGGCTGACGACCTCCCGTAG
- a CDS encoding glycine zipper 2TM domain-containing protein: MNKSMLVGAVLGAAVVTAGGAVATYSLVKGGPEYADVLAVEPINQQIKTPREVCKDVTVTRQAPVKDQHQIVGSVIGAVAGGLLGNQVGGGNGKKIATVAGALGGGYAGNKVQEGMQERDTYTTTQNRCTTVNDVSDKVVGYNVKYKLNEKVGQVRMERDPGSQIPVDKNGQLILGQAQ; this comes from the coding sequence GTGAACAAGTCTATGCTTGTTGGTGCTGTGTTAGGTGCTGCTGTCGTGACTGCTGGCGGCGCCGTTGCCACCTATAGCTTGGTCAAGGGTGGTCCTGAGTATGCGGATGTTTTGGCGGTAGAGCCGATCAACCAGCAAATCAAAACCCCCCGTGAAGTTTGCAAGGACGTAACCGTTACCCGTCAGGCGCCGGTCAAGGACCAGCATCAGATCGTCGGTAGCGTTATTGGCGCGGTTGCCGGTGGTTTGCTCGGCAATCAGGTGGGTGGTGGTAATGGCAAGAAAATCGCAACGGTCGCAGGCGCGCTCGGCGGTGGTTATGCCGGTAACAAGGTTCAGGAAGGCATGCAGGAGCGTGACACCTACACCACTACGCAGAACCGCTGCACAACGGTCAACGATGTGAGCGACAAGGTTGTGGGCTACAACGTCAAGTACAAGTTGAACGAGAAGGTGGGTCAGGTTCGTATGGAGCGTGATCCGGGTAGCCAGATTCCGGTCGACAAGAACGGTCAGCTGATATTGGGTCAGGCGCAGTAA
- the secD gene encoding protein translocase subunit SecD: MLNKYPLWKYVLILAVLVVGFIYSAPNLYPDDSAIQISGASTALQVNQADVDRAAKALADAGISVKASSLAENGKGGLLRLSKQEDQLPAKDVVRKALGDDYVVALNLARTTPTWLRKLGASPMKLGLDLSGGVHFLLEVDMDKAIDARLKVYEGEVKSLLRKEKVRYRSLPQLGNVIQLGFTDDAEREQARALVRKTFTDFEITPAELNGIPVLRMALTPAKLAEIREYSIKQNLTTVRNRVNELGVAEPLVQRQGANRIVVELPGVQDTAEAKRILGKTANLEFRLGAGPDDSKGTTEMFEFREGGRPAAAVERGLIITGDQVTDAKAGFDEHGRPQVNINLDGHGGELMSRATRSNVGRSMAVIFIEQRPTTTYTKQMVNGVEKDVPVQTFKEDKKIISLATIQSPLGSQFRITGLNGQGESSELALLLRAGGLAAPMYFAEERTIGPSLGADNITKGIDASLWGMLFVSIFIMAIYRFFGLIATVALALNMVMLLALMSLLGATLTLPGIAGIVLTMGMAVDANVLIFSRIREEIANGMTVQRAINEGFDRAYTAILDANLTTLLVGGILFAMGTGPVKGFAVTMSLGIFTSMFTAIMVTRAMVNLIYGGRDFKKLWI, translated from the coding sequence ATGCTGAACAAATACCCTCTGTGGAAATACGTACTGATCCTGGCGGTGCTGGTGGTCGGTTTTATTTATTCCGCACCCAATCTCTACCCTGATGATTCTGCCATCCAGATCAGCGGCGCAAGCACTGCGCTGCAAGTCAATCAGGCGGACGTGGATCGTGCAGCCAAGGCGCTTGCCGATGCCGGCATCTCGGTCAAGGCTTCTTCTCTGGCCGAGAATGGCAAGGGCGGTTTGTTGCGTCTGAGCAAGCAGGAAGACCAGTTGCCAGCCAAGGATGTCGTGCGCAAGGCGCTGGGTGACGATTATGTCGTCGCACTGAACCTGGCGCGTACCACGCCGACCTGGTTGCGTAAGCTGGGTGCAAGCCCGATGAAGCTCGGTCTCGACCTGTCCGGCGGTGTGCACTTCCTGCTGGAAGTCGACATGGACAAGGCGATCGATGCACGTCTGAAAGTCTACGAAGGCGAAGTCAAATCCCTGTTGCGCAAGGAAAAGGTGCGTTATCGCAGCCTGCCGCAGCTGGGCAATGTGATTCAGCTGGGCTTCACCGACGACGCAGAGCGTGAGCAGGCGCGTGCACTGGTACGCAAGACCTTTACCGATTTCGAAATCACGCCTGCCGAGCTGAACGGTATCCCGGTACTGCGCATGGCGTTGACGCCGGCCAAGCTGGCCGAGATTCGCGAATACTCGATCAAGCAGAACCTGACCACCGTGCGTAACCGGGTCAACGAGCTGGGTGTTGCCGAGCCGCTGGTTCAGCGTCAGGGTGCCAACCGCATCGTGGTCGAGTTGCCGGGTGTGCAGGACACGGCCGAAGCCAAGCGTATTCTGGGCAAGACCGCCAACCTCGAATTCCGTCTGGGTGCAGGCCCGGATGATTCGAAAGGCACCACCGAGATGTTCGAATTCCGCGAAGGCGGTCGTCCGGCAGCGGCGGTGGAGCGCGGTCTGATCATTACCGGTGATCAGGTGACTGACGCCAAGGCCGGCTTCGACGAGCATGGCCGTCCACAGGTGAACATCAACCTCGATGGTCACGGTGGCGAACTGATGAGCCGTGCAACCCGCAGCAATGTGGGACGCAGCATGGCGGTGATCTTCATCGAACAGCGTCCGACCACCACCTACACCAAACAGATGGTCAACGGCGTCGAAAAAGACGTGCCGGTCCAGACCTTCAAGGAAGACAAGAAAATCATCAGCCTGGCGACCATTCAGTCGCCACTGGGCAGTCAGTTCCGGATTACCGGTCTGAATGGTCAGGGTGAGTCTTCCGAGCTGGCGCTGCTGTTGCGTGCCGGTGGTCTGGCCGCTCCGATGTACTTCGCTGAAGAGCGCACCATCGGTCCTAGCCTGGGTGCCGACAACATCACCAAGGGTATCGATGCATCCCTGTGGGGTATGCTGTTCGTCTCGATCTTCATCATGGCGATCTACCGCTTCTTCGGTCTGATCGCGACCGTGGCACTGGCCCTCAATATGGTCATGCTGCTGGCCTTGATGTCCTTGCTGGGTGCCACACTGACCCTGCCGGGTATCGCCGGTATCGTGTTGACCATGGGTATGGCGGTGGACGCCAACGTGCTGATCTTCTCGCGGATTCGTGAAGAGATCGCCAACGGCATGACGGTCCAGCGTGCTATCAACGAAGGTTTCGATCGTGCCTACACGGCGATCCTCGACGCCAACCTGACGACGCTGCTGGTCGGCGGCATTCTCTTTGCGATGGGCACCGGCCCGGTCAAAGGGTTTGCGGTGACCATGTCGCTCGGGATCTTTACCTCGATGTTCACGGCCATCATGGTGACCCGCGCTATGGTCAACCTGATCTACGGCGGTCGTGACTTCAAGAAGTTGTGGATTTAA
- the cysE gene encoding serine O-acetyltransferase produces the protein MFERLREDIQSVFHRDPAARNAFEVLTCYPGMHAIWLHRFAHILWRTGWKWPARVVSNFGRWMTGIEIHPGARIGRRFFIDHGMGIVIGETAEIGNDVTLYQGVTLGGTSWNAGKRHPTLEDGVVVGAGAKVLGPFTVGAGAKIGSNAVVTKAVPAGATAVGIPGRIIVKSDDEVEARRKAMAEKLGFDAYGVSADMPDPVARAIGQLLDHLQAVDGRLEGMCDALGRLGSDYRAKELPELPELRDEVFDCVKDRQDDKVG, from the coding sequence ATGTTCGAGCGTCTGCGAGAAGACATTCAAAGCGTATTCCACCGCGATCCTGCGGCGCGCAATGCCTTTGAAGTCCTGACCTGCTATCCGGGGATGCACGCCATCTGGCTGCACCGCTTCGCCCATATCCTGTGGCGCACCGGCTGGAAATGGCCGGCGCGTGTGGTGTCGAACTTCGGCCGCTGGATGACCGGTATCGAGATCCATCCAGGTGCGCGTATAGGTCGCCGTTTTTTCATCGATCACGGCATGGGCATCGTGATCGGTGAAACCGCCGAGATCGGCAATGACGTCACCCTCTATCAGGGCGTGACCCTGGGTGGCACCAGCTGGAATGCCGGCAAGCGCCATCCGACGCTGGAAGATGGTGTAGTGGTCGGGGCGGGTGCCAAGGTGCTCGGGCCATTCACGGTGGGGGCGGGCGCCAAGATCGGCTCCAACGCAGTGGTCACCAAGGCTGTGCCTGCGGGCGCAACCGCAGTGGGCATCCCGGGGCGGATCATCGTCAAGTCGGACGACGAGGTTGAGGCCAGGCGCAAAGCCATGGCCGAGAAGCTCGGCTTTGATGCCTACGGTGTCAGTGCAGATATGCCTGATCCGGTCGCGCGCGCCATTGGCCAGTTGCTTGACCATTTGCAGGCTGTCGACGGTCGTCTTGAGGGCATGTGTGATGCGCTCGGCAGGCTTGGCAGCGACTACCGCGCCAAGGAGCTGCCGGAGCTGCCGGAGCTGCGCGATGAGGTATTCGACTGCGTGAAAGACCGTCAGGACGACAAGGTCGGCTAG
- the iscU gene encoding Fe-S cluster assembly scaffold IscU: MAYSEKVIDHYENPRNVGKMNAEDPDVGTGMVGAPACGDVMRLQIKVNEQGVIEDAKFKTYGCGSAIASSSLATEWMKGKTLDEAETIKNTQLAEELALPPVKIHCSVLAEDAIKAAVRDYKQKKGLL, encoded by the coding sequence ATGGCTTACAGCGAAAAGGTCATCGACCACTACGAAAATCCACGTAACGTCGGCAAGATGAACGCGGAAGATCCTGATGTGGGCACCGGCATGGTCGGCGCTCCTGCGTGCGGCGACGTGATGCGCCTGCAGATCAAGGTCAACGAGCAGGGCGTTATCGAAGACGCCAAGTTCAAGACCTACGGCTGTGGTTCGGCCATTGCGTCCAGCTCCCTGGCGACCGAGTGGATGAAAGGCAAGACTCTGGATGAAGCAGAGACCATCAAGAACACTCAACTGGCTGAAGAGCTGGCACTGCCGCCAGTGAAGATTCACTGCTCGGTACTCGCTGAAGATGCCATCAAGGCGGCCGTGCGCGACTACAAGCAGAAGAAAGGTCTGCTGTAA
- a CDS encoding IscS subfamily cysteine desulfurase: MKLPIYLDYSATTPVDPRVAQKMIDCLTVEGNFGNPASRSHVFGWKAEEAVENARRQVADLVSADPREIVWTSGATESNNLAIKGVAHFYASKGKHLITSKVEHKAVLDTTRQLEREGFEVTYIEPGEDGLITPSMIEAALRDDTILVSIMHVNNEIGTINDIAAIGELTRSRGVLFHVDGAQSTGKVEIDLASLKVDLMSFSAHKTYGPKGIGALYVSRKPRVRLEATMHGGGHERGMRSGTLATHQIVGMGEAFRIAKEEMAAENVRIKALSDRFFKQVENLEELYVNGSLTARVPHNLNLSFNYVEGESLIMALKDLAVSSGSACTSASLEPSYVLRALGRNDELAHSSIRFTFGRFSTEEEIDYAAQKVCEAVTRLRTLSPLWDMFKDGVDISKIEWAAH; encoded by the coding sequence ATGAAATTGCCAATTTACCTCGACTACTCCGCGACGACCCCGGTCGATCCGCGTGTCGCGCAGAAAATGATCGATTGCCTGACCGTCGAAGGAAACTTCGGCAACCCGGCCTCGCGCTCCCACGTCTTTGGCTGGAAAGCCGAAGAAGCGGTCGAGAATGCCCGTCGTCAGGTCGCTGATCTGGTCAGCGCCGATCCGCGCGAAATCGTCTGGACCTCGGGTGCTACCGAATCCAACAACCTGGCTATCAAGGGTGTTGCGCATTTCTACGCCAGCAAAGGCAAGCACCTGATCACCTCCAAGGTTGAACACAAGGCTGTCCTCGACACCACTCGCCAGCTGGAACGCGAAGGTTTCGAAGTGACCTACATCGAGCCAGGTGAAGACGGTCTGATCACGCCTTCCATGATTGAGGCGGCACTGCGCGACGACACCATTCTGGTTTCGATCATGCATGTGAACAACGAGATCGGCACCATCAACGATATCGCCGCGATCGGTGAACTGACCCGCTCGCGCGGTGTGCTGTTCCACGTCGATGGCGCGCAGTCGACCGGCAAGGTTGAAATCGATCTGGCCAGCCTCAAGGTTGACCTGATGTCGTTCTCTGCACACAAGACCTACGGCCCTAAAGGCATCGGCGCACTCTACGTCAGCCGCAAGCCTCGTGTTCGCCTTGAAGCGACCATGCACGGCGGTGGTCATGAGCGGGGCATGCGTTCCGGCACCCTGGCGACTCACCAGATCGTCGGCATGGGCGAAGCATTCCGTATCGCCAAAGAAGAAATGGCTGCTGAAAACGTGCGCATCAAGGCACTCAGCGATCGTTTCTTCAAACAGGTCGAAAATCTGGAAGAGCTGTACGTCAACGGCAGCCTGACTGCCCGCGTACCGCACAACCTGAACCTGAGCTTCAACTACGTCGAAGGCGAGTCGCTGATCATGGCGCTCAAGGATCTGGCGGTATCGTCCGGTTCGGCCTGTACCTCGGCGTCGCTTGAGCCTTCGTACGTGCTGCGTGCCCTGGGTCGCAACGATGAGCTGGCACACAGCTCGATTCGTTTCACCTTCGGCCGCTTCAGCACCGAAGAAGAAATCGATTACGCCGCGCAGAAGGTTTGCGAGGCGGTTACCCGGCTGCGCACACTGTCGCCGCTGTGGGACATGTTCAAAGACGGCGTCGACATCTCCAAGATCGAGTGGGCGGCGCACTAA
- the yajC gene encoding preprotein translocase subunit YajC, which translates to MSFFISPAFADAAAPAAGPAGSGFEWIFLVGFLVIFYLMIWRPQAKRAKEQKNLLGNLQKGDEVVTSGGIAGKINKVTDDFVVIEVSDTVELKIQKGAIAATLPKGTLKAI; encoded by the coding sequence ATGAGCTTTTTCATCTCTCCCGCTTTTGCGGATGCTGCTGCACCAGCTGCCGGTCCTGCGGGCAGTGGTTTCGAGTGGATCTTCCTGGTCGGCTTCCTGGTCATCTTCTATCTGATGATCTGGCGTCCACAGGCCAAGCGCGCCAAAGAGCAGAAAAACCTGCTGGGCAACCTGCAGAAAGGCGACGAAGTTGTCACCAGTGGCGGTATCGCGGGCAAGATCAACAAAGTGACCGATGACTTCGTGGTCATCGAAGTGTCTGACACCGTTGAGCTGAAAATCCAGAAGGGCGCCATCGCGGCCACTCTGCCTAAAGGCACCCTGAAAGCGATCTGA
- the iscA gene encoding iron-sulfur cluster assembly protein IscA — protein MAISMTEAAANHVRRSLEGRGKGDGVRLGVRTTGCSGLAYVLEFVDEAASEDTVFELHGVKVIIDPKSLVYLDGTELDFVREGLNEGFKFNNPNSRGECGCGESFNV, from the coding sequence ATGGCTATCAGCATGACAGAAGCTGCCGCTAACCACGTACGACGTTCCCTTGAGGGGCGCGGCAAGGGTGACGGCGTTCGTCTGGGTGTTCGCACCACAGGCTGTTCAGGTCTTGCCTATGTGCTCGAGTTCGTCGATGAGGCGGCCAGCGAAGACACCGTGTTTGAACTGCACGGCGTCAAGGTGATCATTGACCCGAAAAGTCTGGTCTATCTGGATGGCACCGAGCTCGACTTCGTGCGCGAAGGGTTGAACGAAGGCTTCAAGTTCAACAATCCCAACTCGCGCGGTGAGTGCGGCTGTGGCGAAAGCTTCAACGTCTGA
- the trmJ gene encoding tRNA (cytosine(32)/uridine(32)-2'-O)-methyltransferase TrmJ: protein MLQNIRVVLVGTTHPGNIGGAARAMKNMGLSRLVLVDPRIFPSPDADARASGATDILEGAQVVATLEEALVGCRLVLGTSARDRSLPWPMLDPRASGEKVIEQAGEGAEVALVFGREHAGLTNEELQRCHFHVHIPSDPAFSSLNLAAAVQVLSYEVRVAWLAATEQGEASRPASAHNAELATMDEMEGFYTHLEATLVAIGFLDPEKPRHLMARLRRLYGRSEVERSELSILRGVLTETQKAARGEPYKRKDQ from the coding sequence TTGTTGCAGAACATTCGTGTTGTCCTGGTCGGCACTACCCATCCCGGAAATATCGGCGGGGCTGCTCGCGCCATGAAAAACATGGGGCTTTCGCGTCTGGTGCTGGTTGATCCGCGCATTTTCCCTTCGCCCGATGCCGATGCGCGTGCGTCCGGGGCTACCGACATTCTCGAGGGCGCGCAGGTGGTGGCGACCCTTGAAGAAGCGCTGGTCGGCTGCCGTCTGGTGCTGGGCACCAGCGCGCGGGATCGAAGCCTGCCGTGGCCTATGCTGGATCCGCGTGCCTCGGGTGAAAAAGTCATCGAGCAGGCCGGCGAGGGTGCCGAGGTGGCGCTGGTGTTCGGTCGCGAACATGCGGGCCTGACCAACGAAGAGCTGCAGCGCTGCCACTTCCATGTGCACATCCCGTCAGACCCTGCGTTTAGCTCGCTCAATCTGGCGGCTGCCGTACAGGTGCTCAGTTATGAAGTGCGCGTGGCCTGGCTGGCTGCCACGGAGCAGGGTGAGGCTTCCAGACCTGCGTCGGCGCACAATGCCGAGCTGGCGACGATGGACGAAATGGAAGGTTTCTATACCCATCTTGAGGCCACGCTTGTGGCCATCGGCTTTCTTGATCCGGAAAAGCCGCGGCATCTGATGGCCCGGCTGCGCAGGCTGTACGGGCGTAGCGAAGTCGAGCGATCCGAGCTGAGTATTCTGCGCGGTGTGCTCACCGAAACCCAGAAAGCCGCACGTGGTGAACCCTACAAGCGAAAGGATCAGTGA
- the tgt gene encoding tRNA guanosine(34) transglycosylase Tgt, with protein MSFELLATDGKARRGRLTFPRGVVETPAFMPVGTYGTVKGMLPRDIEATGAQMILGNTFHLWLRPGTEVIKGHGDLHDFMQWKGPILTDSGGFQVFSLGAMRKIKEEGVTFASPVDGAKVFMGPEESMQVQRDLGSDVVMIFDECTPYPADEDVARVSMELSLRWAKRSKIAHGENTAALFGIVQGGMHENLRKRSLEGLDEIGFDGLAIGGLSVGEPKHEMIKVLDYLPGLMPADKPRYLMGVGKPEDLVEGVRRGVDMFDCVMPTRNARNGHLFTDTGVLKIRNAFHRHDNTPLDPTCDCYTCQNFSRAYLHHLDKCGEMLGSMLNTIHNLRHYQLLMAGLREAIQQGTLAAFVDAFYAKRGLPTPPLG; from the coding sequence ATGTCTTTCGAGTTGTTGGCCACCGATGGCAAGGCCCGTCGCGGTCGGCTGACCTTTCCGCGTGGTGTGGTGGAGACCCCGGCGTTCATGCCGGTGGGCACCTATGGCACGGTCAAGGGCATGCTGCCCCGTGATATCGAGGCGACCGGTGCACAGATGATTCTGGGCAATACGTTTCACCTGTGGCTGCGTCCGGGTACCGAGGTCATCAAGGGCCACGGCGACCTGCACGATTTCATGCAGTGGAAGGGGCCGATTCTGACCGACTCCGGCGGCTTTCAGGTGTTCAGCCTGGGCGCCATGCGCAAGATCAAGGAAGAGGGCGTGACGTTCGCTTCGCCGGTCGATGGTGCCAAGGTGTTCATGGGGCCGGAAGAGTCGATGCAGGTCCAGCGTGATCTGGGGTCGGACGTTGTGATGATCTTCGACGAATGCACGCCTTACCCGGCCGACGAAGATGTCGCGCGAGTCTCCATGGAGCTGTCGCTGCGCTGGGCCAAGCGTTCCAAGATTGCCCACGGCGAAAACACTGCCGCGCTGTTCGGCATCGTTCAGGGCGGCATGCACGAGAACCTGCGCAAGCGCTCGCTGGAAGGCCTGGACGAAATCGGTTTCGACGGTCTGGCGATTGGCGGTCTGTCGGTGGGCGAACCCAAGCACGAGATGATCAAGGTGCTGGACTACCTGCCAGGCCTCATGCCGGCAGACAAACCTCGTTACCTGATGGGTGTAGGCAAGCCGGAAGATCTGGTCGAAGGTGTGCGTCGTGGCGTCGACATGTTCGACTGCGTGATGCCGACCCGCAACGCCCGCAACGGCCATCTGTTCACCGATACCGGTGTATTGAAAATCCGTAACGCGTTCCATCGCCACGACAATACGCCGCTGGATCCGACCTGCGATTGCTACACCTGCCAGAACTTCTCGCGCGCTTATCTGCATCACCTGGACAAGTGCGGGGAAATGCTGGGGAGCATGCTCAATACAATCCACAATTTGCGGCACTACCAGCTGCTTATGGCTGGTTTGCGCGAGGCTATTCAACAGGGTACATTGGCCGCCTTCGTCGATGCCTTCTATGCCAAACGCGGCCTTCCAACGCCGCCTCTGGGTTGA